The Changchengzhania lutea genomic sequence CCGAGAATGGAAATGAAAGGGGGTAAAATTCGAATGGGTTTTACCCCTGCCACCAGCCAAAAGAGCATCAGCAGGATAACGGCAGATTTGTTCAGGATGAAGATACACCGATGGGTGCATTTTCCATTGAGCAAGATAGCCGCATTGCTACGGCTCAAAATACGAGGATGGCTCAACTATTACGGCGTGTTCCGAAAGTCCGAAATGCGCAGGTTGTTCAAGGTGCTGAACCAACGGCT encodes the following:
- a CDS encoding group II intron maturase-specific domain-containing protein — encoded protein: MKIHRWVHFPLSKIAALLRLKIRGWLNYYGVFRKSEMRRLFKVLNQRLVKWVRNKYKRFKRRHWYYALKHLKGIAKSYPNMFEHWKYEGFRPC